AGGGCTACTGTGATTAGTTAAAAGCACTTTGTAGAGCACAACAAGAATATAAAGCAAcgtattttttttgcatttgcgaAGGCGATAAAAAGGAGTGTTGGTTGCTCGATTAGCCCTTGAGTACTGAATTTCAACCACAACAGGAAGAAGTTTGCGTTTGCAGATGCTTTCTTTAGGTGACCCATTAAAACTACTTTGTGAAATTTGATAGTAAGCCCATAGCAGCTTACAGGCGGTCCGAGAGTAGGAACCATACTAATCGGCATAAAGATCTGGAGCAGCAGGCTCCACAGGAAGCATTACTTTGGATGGACCGGGGACCGGGACACACGGGTGGCGTCGGAAATGAGGTTGCATATGCGCTGGCGAGCGAGAAAGCGGCAGGCCACAGCACCATCCCCCTCTTCGTAATCTACTCACTGAACGACAGTGAGGTTAGGTTAGTGTATACTACCGTGACAATGCCTTTTCACGCCAATTTATTCATCCAGCAGCCCACATCTTCGCCCGTGTTGACAACGAGCTCAAGGTAAACCCACGTTTCCCTCGGACTAAGAACTACTTACACTCACCTACAGCCTTATCAATAAATGAATGGAACGCCCTTCCGAATACATTGCCAACATTAAGGATTTATCTGATTTACAATCGGCTCTACTAACCTACCTTAATGAGAAAACCTGCCATTCCAGCTGATCCTTTCTAATCAACCGTGTTATCCTGCTTGTGCACCTGACTACCGTTGAACACTGTCCTGTATTTGTTGTATTATTCTAATAGTGCTGTAGTTCGATATTGTATTATTGCATTATATAATAATTACTTCTTGCTACTACTAGATGTAGTGCATCTGCTTAATGCTGCAAAGATTTAGGTTCTTTATTGGTGTTTTGTTCTTCATGCTTATAACCCCCTTTTAAGTTTCTTGGTGTTATACCTCCTATGCAATGCCCGATTCtgggcccttagggtaaataaatgGAATAAAGAGAACGAAGCGCATGAATCAATGAATCCGTGCCTCATTTCTACGTGAACGTACCGGTAAAAAtttaaatccaggccagaggtcacTGTGTGGTCAATGATGCTGAatgttattttgcgtttataatggcaaaaaaattaagaaatcAAGAGTACAatgtataattaggaataataCTGTAGTGCTCTTTGTCATGTAATATAAATGCTTCGACAAGAGTGGGAGAAAGcttgtaggttaaaattgcgcttattacaGCACCATTAGCGGGATATATGGTGCTCACGGGGGCACGTTTTTAATcgatgtactatgcttgttttaTTAGCAGCGCCGCTCGGtcgattttttaacacgaaagtgttttatgccggggtccaccaagacttcactgacgtatttccgtcacggaaatgaCGTCTACAATgtacgaacataatacaaagaaagaaaccagaagaaaaagttccacaaacatgcaaaatttggaaatcgaacccacgacctctcggtccgcgacgatagatcgccgagcgtttaacccattgcgccacaaacgcatttgcagacgagctacacagacgcgccttatatatctaacactcctccgtgtacccgcgctcttgctcggggcggtgccgccgcctacgagcagaaaagagaagtactgcattatgacactaacgcgcaccgacagtgaacgcttcggtggtctcagcactacgacgcctcgatgccagcattcgaagggacgctggcatcaagaagcactaccaacgccacttaggtggcgttcaccgtactcagcacagcggagcgtggcctccgcaattagctctgaaaatgtttctgaagttgatcgcggaggctgcaattacgacgcgctgtacgcgctgatttgactcggtgacgattcagttacgtgctttgtcttgcgcgttgtattagtgtgtcagttacgtgcttcgtctttcgcgttgtgctagcgtgtgcagcgtagtgcagcttccatatgcacgacggttgctcatggtcatcgacgttggtagtcgtgatggaggagacgtgccaccaggcgtcagcgtgggtgcatcaacgcctaagggcgctttagccacaaaacaccaatagacattatatatcaatgtgcaataaacattacactacttctgtgaagacacgtttcactttcgtgttctataccgattcctatataagagggatcaaccacattttttctcccttcgtggccatttgttgaacttgagagtgtgcggGGCCAGGACAAACCGTGTGCTGAAACTGCGTTGTCACCTCAGCAGAATCCCGCGTTGGAGCCTTTGTTGCGCTGAGACAGCtgaagcgctcactgtcggcgctcgttagtgtcatgatgcagtactgcacttcaccgctcctagattcCCGCACCATTCCTGTCAGCGTGTTGGCTCAGAGTTATCTTTTAAGTACACCGATTTGTTACTAGAGCATGGTGACGTCATATGTATCTGCTGTGTCAAAGCTACTCTTGTGAGGTGTTGCCCGAAGCAACAAAATGAGACGGACGTAACGGCAGCGAACGCCGTCGAGAACGAGGGTGTACCCTACGGTTTGTTTCAAATATGGCGGCAGTGAACAATTTCATTGCCATCCTGTGCATTTGCTTTCGTTTGCGAGACGGTTTGtaggcttttattgcgatagcaattatatggacactcaagaaaaaatgtggttgatccctcttatataggaatcggtatagaacacgaaagtgaaacgtgtcttcacagaagtagtgtaatgtttattgcacattgatatataatgtctattggtgttttgtggctaaagcgcccttaggcgttgatgcacccacgctgacgcctggtggcacgtctcctccatcacgactaccaacgtcgatgaccatgagcaaccgtcgtgcatatggaagctgcactacgctgcacacgctagcacaacgcgaaagacgaagcacgtaactgacacactaatacaacgcgcaagacaaagcacgtaactgaatcgtcaccgagtcaaatcagcgcgtacagcgcgtcgtaattgcagcctccgcgatcaacttcagaaacattttcagagctaattgcggaggccacgctccgctgtgctgagtacggtgaacgccacctaagtggcgttggtagtgcttcttgatgccagcgtcccttcgaatgctggcatcgaggcgtcgtagtgctgagaccaccgaagcgttcactgtcggtgcgcgttagtgtcataatgcagtacttctcttttctgctcgtaggcggcggcaccgccccgagcaagagcgcgggtacacggaggagtgttagattataaggcgcgtctgtgtagctgtctgcaaatgcgtttgtagcgcaatgggttaaacgctcggcgatctatcgtcgcggaccgagaggtcgtgggttcgatttccaaattttgcatgtttgtggaactttttcttctggtttctttctttgtattatgttctatgacgtatttccgtgacggaaatacgtcagtgaagtcttggtggaccccggcataaaacacttttgtgttaaaaaagcagatttctgccgtcgccgtcgccgtgaggttccgtatgacgtcatttggagatgaaatcgtcgccgcgcgccgccgaacgctgtatgtgcgagtgaaagggcgcgaggggcgcgtctttcacggggagtgaacgcgcggcggagaacaaacgcgcgttctgcgccgtgctcgcttaagggctgcagaagtaggcgtctcttttctcctttacaatcaccatgggccgtattctgtaacgcttcggttttcgaaggcttcggtttgcgtgcagcgattggtcgccgcctgggtgacgccatcgcctcagggcgtgaacgcattttttgatgacgtcatgcacatgtcaatcacgcggaaaccgaagttgtcgtctgctacgaagcgaagccgcgcgcgctgcttcggtctgatccgaagcgcggtgtgccgtgtgcagagcctgtgcgtgccgtgtgcacgggcgagatcgcggcactcagAGCAAAATGGCAGCGTGTCCGGTGTCTGTGGCGCCTGTTCTCGCGCTTTTAGCGAGCCTGTGTGAGAGACAGCGACGACGTCGACACCGACAAGAGGCCTTTGAGATGACGGACGAggaattcaggcgacaattccGACTCTCGAAAGAGACAGTGCTCCgcctgtgcgaggaacttgagtgtgtgtTGGGGCCGCAACGCGCTAGTGGCATTGACACTGTGACAAAAGTGCTCTGTGCGTTGCGTTTTTTTGCGACTGGAAGTTTCCAGCAGTCCGTGGCCAACGAGGAAACTGTCGCCCTGTCCCAGCCCTCAGTTAGCCGCATAATTTTTTCCGTTGCTGAAGCCATTGCAACGGTCGGCAAAGCAAAGGGATGGGTGAAGTTTCCGACGGACACAGAAAAGGTGGCGGTCAAGCAACGCTTCCTTGAACGTGGCAAGCTCCCTGGTGTCGTCGGCTGTGTTGACGGAACATTAATTGCCATCGTCCGGCCGCGAAAAATGAGCCCCGCGGAAACCGAGGCGTACTGGAGCCGCAAGGGATTTTACGCTTTGAATTGCATGGTGGTAAGTAAACAATTTCAAACACAGTCCTTGGTCTGAATCGTTAGCGGGTCCATTTAAAGTATACAAAGAGCACCTGTGACGCGAAATTAGTTGCGTGGTGTCGAGTCCCCATGGATGGTGCGAGAAGAACGATGTTTCTTAGGCTTGAAAAAGGCGCGGGGAAAATAACCCCCTGTCGCATAGCTAGAAATGTAGCATACCCGAACTTGTTTGCGGTTCAAATGTTGCTGAGATTACGGTCAATGCTATCTAAATAATGCGTTTATGGTCGTGTACGGACGTCAATTCCTGACGAGTAGCTGTGTAGCTTCCGTGGTAGCAGTGTGTAGCCTGTGTGGTATCAGTAACTACATAGTGAAGTGGCATGTGATGCGGCTTGTGCACGTTAATGTGAAAATGATGGATACATGCTTTAGCGTATCTTTACGAATGCGTAGGAATTCCACACAGGCTAGCATATCTGATCACTAGTGTATTTCGGCATTTACTTTGAAATGAACATATCCGTGCAAGCAGCGTTCTCTAAAGCACTCTGTTTATACGTGTTATCATCCTTAAGCAATGGGCAACAGAAGGTGAACGCTGAAGAGACCGTTTGACTCCCTCTCGCAGGTGTGTGATGCGGACCTAAGGATCGTGGCCATAGACCCTCGCATGCCAGGATCATGCCACGATTCCTTCGTCTGGAGGCACTCAGCATTGCGCCGCCGCCTGACGTGTGGCCTCCTGAATGACGAGGAGTTTTTGCTTGGTAAGTGTAGCAATGATAGTTCACATTTCCCTTATGTGTTGTGTAGGTTCAATACGAACAGGATTTTTCATATTAATCTACAAATAGGAACTTTATGCCGTGCGGAAGACACACTATTAGTTAGCAATGCGTTTGTTTACCTTTCATTTATACCCTGCATCAGGCAGGCATTTCTGTgctgcaatacattttttttctgtttgcagcGGTTCCTATCAAAATTTCGCACAATGAATCATTGACATCTCAAAACATTTTTTGTAAATGCAGGAGATTCGGGGTACCCTCTGGAGCCCTGGCTTCTCACTCCTGTGCCCGGACACCCGACACGGCTGACAGCAGAGGGGCGCTACAATGAAGCACACGCCGTCGTCAGGAATGCGGCTGAAAGATGCATAGGCATCCTAAAAAGCCGTTTTAGGTGCCTGCAGAGGTACCGTACGCTGCACTACTCACCCCGCAAAGCAGCCACCATTGTGGCGGCGTGTGCTGCGCTTCACAACCTCTGTCTCCAGGCAGGGGATCCGCTGCCAGATGATCCTGAAGATGACGACACAAGCTGTACGAGTGATGCAGCAACAAGACAAGTGCAGCCACCACAGGCCCCATCGCTGCCCTTGGCACAATTGGTGCCGCCTCCACGCGCTTTGTTCGAGAGCGCCAAGCAGGCTCGCTCTGCAATAATTAACATGTTCAGGTTGCCTCGCAATCTTCACATTGCATATTTGCAGAGCGTGCGAAGACGGATGCGCCGGCAAATGAGGCGGCGGCAAACATGAATGCACATATTGTTCACGTCTCCAACGGGGTGTGTGCCAATTAGCAATAATATTCCCCCGAGTTTTCTAGGCTTTGTGTTAGCCTTTTGGCAAACATTCATTGACAACATGTGCCACTGGAGAATAATGGAAAGTCTGCGAAATTCAATGTGCTTCGACAATCTCTTTAGCTCTTGTAGATGGTGCCGCTTGCATTGATGTTAGCGAAGAACACTATCCATGCAGGCAACATTTTGCAAATAGAGGTTACATGACACAGTTGGAGACATTTTTCCTTGGAACTGCCTCGCTCAACATAAACTTGACGCACTCGATCGTGCACATGCCATGTGTTACGACGGAACAACCCTTATGGCATGAAGGTGACTGCGTGACGATGATTGAATAAAGACGAAGGCGGAACAAACAGTAAAATCACTACGACGAAATCAACAGTACCGCGGAGAAGGCACGACGGTGATTCATTGACGATGCAAACGTGGCAGTGGTAGCAAGATGACTCAGTGAATGTTTGTGCATAGCTAACTTTCTCAAAGTCGTGGGCATGACGACAGTGGAATCACTACGAGAGACCGTCACGACAAGACAATGCAGAAATgacctaagcgcgtcctgcaggacctaaataaagtttttccagtctatTCCAAGTCCAATGAAGTGTTTGCTCATCTTGACAACAGACATCGCTCCGAAGACCTGACTAAATCATTCAGTTGGCAGTAGTGACATGCGGTGTCTACGAAGGGCAGGAacgtaatcaacgcgagcttatgactcTCGCTTACTGGGGATACCTCGTTCAAGGGGATCAATTAATTGGAAGACCGTTTGccaatcacgaaagaagttccacGGGTTACCCCATCTTTTCAGTTGGATGAAGACGCGTATGTGTCcccggacatctaagggcatcacaTACCTATTAGTACTGTTTCATGCAGCTTGGGGCGGCTTGTCTAAGAAGGTTGCAAGGTGCCGGTAACCTCACACCTATTTAATAGGCAGCAAGAGTCTCGTAAtcggaattaaccagacaaatcgctccaccaactaagaaTGGTCCATGCACCACTACCCACAGAATCAAGACAACACAGCCAGCAGCACTGGCAGAAAAGTTGAAGGAACCCTCGCTTTAATAACTGGTTCCCGTTTGGCAGGCTCTGCCCACTCGCAATATGCAACAAGTGCTCCCAGTGAATTGCGAACCTAACTCAATTGCATAACTGTCCCCAACTGGCTTGTTGGGTTATGTGGTCACTGACCACCGTGCTACCGTAAGTGGTGGCCGCTGCTGTACTTTCGATGTGTCTGAAGTACACTGAAAGAGATTGAGCATTGTGAAAATATATTGAAGAGCATGGAATGTTGTTCTGTAAACTTTATTGCTTCTTTATTGTACATATAATGGCATAAGACTGATGTATTACAAATAAATTTGCTCTGTTGCAACCACAGCACAGGCCATGGACTGAATACATTATACTCCCACATGAACCACCCTTGTATTAAGAGTTGGTAAAGCTATAAATCCACATCACAGTCAAGTATGCATCATGTCGTAGGATACCTCGGCAAGAGATATTGAAGTCGTTTCACAGTTGAGCATTACGcctgcagtgggatactgcagcaatagataatgaagtcttatcacagtcagatgtaaaacatgaggtaggataccgcagcaatacatgtccacgtcgcatcacagttgagtatgaagcatgcagtgggatactgcagcaatagatactgaagtcttatcacagtcagatgtaaaacatgaggtaggataccgcagaaatacatgtccacgtcgcatcacagttgagcatgaagcatgcagtgggatactgcagcaatagataatgaagtcttatcacagtcagatgtaaaacatgaggtaggataccgcaacaatacatgtccacgtcgcatcacagttgagtataaagcatgcagtgggatactgcagcaatagatactgaagtcttatcacagtcagatgtaaaatatgaggtaggataccgcagcaaCAGTAAGCCCTACACGTCGTCATTGCGAGTTTAAACCTTTGTGACCCCATTACTGTGTGCGGCACATGTTCTCGGCCAACAAAAcaatgcagcttcgcttgcacaCACTGTCAAGACTAGATGAAAACAAGTTTCCTTTAGGAACAAAAAACTGCTTGGCACACTACATGCCAATGGTACAAAGGCAATGGTACAAGCGAAGAAAGCCATTTGGCTTTACATATTTATGGCGCATTTCTCTCGACTGCTGACCGCATTTCCAAGCGACTGATGCAACAGTACTAACAATGCTGGGGCCATCCTAGTCAAGGTGCGGAGTTCCTGCAGCATCATGTCATTCTGCTGCACTTGTCGCTCTGCAGCAGTAGCCAGGCGTTCCTGGGCCAGAGTTTGGCGGAGCAAGGTGTCTCCCACCTGAGCGATGTCAGCAGCCTGCTGAGCTATAGCATCGGTGAGCGCCCGGACACCAGTCGCGAGGTCCTGCAGAACCTTTAGTGTAAAAGGTGCAAAGAGTTACAATATTTGTGaaacaaaagcctcacgaataaATTTTAACGTTTTCTTCACTAAAGTACACATCACATGCACCCATGTGCAGCTACACAATAGCAATACCATGCAAAGCTTAACAAAAAAGTGCTCAAAGATATGCGTAGTTAGACTAAGGCTTGCCTCAACGTTTAAGCGTTCATGTAATGTGGACACACATTTGCGCAATGCAATTTTTGTTTTGAACAGGGCCATTACATTTACTTTCAATGCTCGAAGATCAAGGTTTCCCACGACGTACACCCACGAGCAAAAGTGTACAGACCAGGGATTCCGCGACACAGCCCATTTCCTCCTTGTTAGGTTATGCAGGTTAATTAGGGAGAAATTGTAGTTGCTTTCATCGACCGTGTGGTATGTATACTGATGCTAACGGGTCTACGTGCATAATTTGTTTCCCCTGGATGTAATATACAAGGCTGCAGTGCAATGGTCCAGTGCATACATTCGCGCGTGATCATTGCTACACAACCTAGTCGCCCTCTCTGCAATAAAAAGttaaattaagttttttttttcagtgtagcTGTGGGCATTAAAGTCATATCTACAGTGGAACCGTTATAAGTTATATGAAATGAATAAAGCATTATTGTTACATTGTTGCCAAAGGTGTTACTGAATTTCGACACCACTGTTAAGTGGAGCAATCACTGCAATAACACAATGCTGTGCATTTTGGAATGTGTATCAGCAGTTCAAATGCAAAGAATGTTCGCACTTTTATCTCTCTACATAAGGTGATCAGTGTGGCAACACATATCAGAAATTGTTCTTACAGTTAGGTTCTGGTCATACAGGTCAACTGAATGACCGTAACTCGCAGATAGATCTGCCACCACCTCATCCATTCTGGGGGACCTGCTTCTGCTTGGGACACCCTGCCGTGGGCCTGTAAAAATGTTTGCGGTGACGTCACCAAACTGTACAGTAAAAAATGGTGTCGCGTAGCCAAAACCATTTACTTTTTCGCTCGTGTATCTACTTTCCATGAGGCCCATCCTCATTTTAAAGAAATCCTGCTAGCAGTGTCAGCACCTCTTAAGAAGGAATGTGCATTCAATGTCCAAATAAGAAGGAACATAGTCTCTTTCACACGTAAAGGAAAACTCGGAGCacc
This region of Dermacentor silvarum isolate Dsil-2018 chromosome 5, BIME_Dsil_1.4, whole genome shotgun sequence genomic DNA includes:
- the LOC125945358 gene encoding putative nuclease HARBI1: MAACPVSVAPVLALLASLCERQRRRRHRQEAFEMTDEEFRRQFRLSKETVLRLCEELECVLGPQRASGIDTVTKVLCALRFFATGSFQQSVANEETVALSQPSVSRIIFSVAEAIATVGKAKGWVKFPTDTEKVAVKQRFLERGKLPGVVGCVDGTLIAIVRPRKMSPAETEAYWSRKGFYALNCMVVCDADLRIVAIDPRMPGSCHDSFVWRHSALRRRLTCGLLNDEEFLLGDSGYPLEPWLLTPVPGHPTRLTAEGRYNEAHAVVRNAAERCIGILKSRFRCLQRYRTLHYSPRKAATIVAACAALHNLCLQAGDPLPDDPEDDDTSCTSDAATRQVQPPQAPSLPLAQLVPPPRALFESAKQARSAIINMFRLPRNLHIAYLQSVRRRMRRQMRRRQT
- the LOC125945695 gene encoding uncharacterized protein LOC125945695, with amino-acid sequence MLSAQVSEEPRAAESRPSGSVSVGEQPGTSGIQARLQQQPQQPVKRPAPSEGEDGGSRKRPRQGVPSRSRSPRMDEVVADLSASYGHSVDLYDQNLTVLQDLATGVRALTDAIAQQAADIAQVGDTLLRQTLAQERLATAAERQVQQNDMMLQELRTLTRMAPAFIPLQA